GAAAGGATTTCACCTCTCAATCGGAGTCGCCGGCATGAAGACCGGCCTGACCATCGGAAAATTCGCACCGCTGCACAAGGGTCACCAGTTTCTGATCGAGCACGCACTGGCGGAAACCGACTACCTGATCGTCATCGTGTACGATTCCCCTGAGGTCACGACGATACCCCTGCCGGTGCGGGCAGGATGGATCAGAAAGCTCTATCCGTCAGTGGAGGTCATTGAGGCTTGGGACGGCCCGACCATCGTCGGTGACACTCCGGAAATAAGAAAACTCCATGAGGATTTCCTCCTGAGCATCCTTGCAGGCCGGAAGGTCACGCATTTCTTCTGCAGTGAATTTTACGGGGCTCATGTCAGCAAGGCACTGGGGGCCATGGACTGCCGCGTTGATGAAGGCCGCGTTGCCATCCCCATTTCGGCCACAACGATCCGAAACGCGCTCTTTGAAAACCGGCATTTCGTTGTCCCTGAAGTCTATAGGGATCTCATCACCAAGGTTGTTTTCCTCGGTGCCCCTTCCACGGGCAAGACAACACTCGCCGAATCCTCGGCGCATAACATGGGAACTGTATGGATGCCTGAGTACGGACGGGAGTACTGGGAAAAACATCAGCAGGATCGCCGCCTGACGCTCAGACAACTCCTGGAAATCGCGCAAACCCATATCCAGCGTGAGGACGAGAAAACCCTCGAAGCAAACCGCGTCCTTTTTATCGACACCGACGCGACGACAACCTGGAATTTTTCGATTCAATACCACGGCAAGGCCGACCCAAGACTCACCCAACTCGCGGACAGCACGCTAAGCCGCTACGATCTCTTTTTCCTCTGCGATGACGACATGCCCTATGATGACACGTGGGATCGCTCAGGTTCTGCGGACAGAACAATCTTTCAAAAACAGATACGCGCAGACCTCATCCGCAGACGCATCCCCTTCTTCACCCTCCGGGGAACACTCGAAGAACGCATGCGAATCGTGATGCAGATTCTCAAACATTTCGACAAGTATTCTTCGCTGGCAGATAACCTGATTTCGACGCGATAGCACTCAGCACAAATTTAACCCAGCTTGGCGACTGAATAATCTTTTTTACCGCAACCCGAACGCAAGTTGATGTGCATAATCAGACGCTTTTGATCGAACCCTAGGCATCTCACGATTTTCAAGCAATTCATCCAAAATGTCTAAGTTGACTGGACGTAGTGTTACCTTGCCCC
This DNA window, taken from Desulfomicrobium sp. ZS1, encodes the following:
- a CDS encoding AAA family ATPase, with protein sequence MKTGLTIGKFAPLHKGHQFLIEHALAETDYLIVIVYDSPEVTTIPLPVRAGWIRKLYPSVEVIEAWDGPTIVGDTPEIRKLHEDFLLSILAGRKVTHFFCSEFYGAHVSKALGAMDCRVDEGRVAIPISATTIRNALFENRHFVVPEVYRDLITKVVFLGAPSTGKTTLAESSAHNMGTVWMPEYGREYWEKHQQDRRLTLRQLLEIAQTHIQREDEKTLEANRVLFIDTDATTTWNFSIQYHGKADPRLTQLADSTLSRYDLFFLCDDDMPYDDTWDRSGSADRTIFQKQIRADLIRRRIPFFTLRGTLEERMRIVMQILKHFDKYSSLADNLISTR